The sequence below is a genomic window from Lolium perenne isolate Kyuss_39 chromosome 4, Kyuss_2.0, whole genome shotgun sequence.
AATCCTAAAAAATTATCGTTTTCTTTTTAGGTGTTCTAAATCTTCATTTTCTAGAAACAATAATTTTTCCACAACTCATTTTCGGTTATTTATTTTTACAACTCTTGTTCGCAAAGAAAACCTCCTGAAGCTTTTCAAAGAATTCTTCCTCTCTATCTAGATCAGAATTATCATTATCAGAACATAACTCTTGAAAATATGCCTCCCATATTTCAATATGTACATGGGAGCAAGGTTCAGTAAAGACATGATTCTCCTTCATTTATTGCATAATAACATCATATGTAGCTTTCTCTAATTTTCTCATAATATCTAAGTTGGTTTCTATCATGAGTAGAGAACATCCTAAATCAATACCAATTGGGCTTTCTATATCATAATCAGAGTTGTCATCATCATGAGTGTCATGGTTTGTACCGTAATTGTCTTTAGCTGCCGCCCTCTCTTTAGCTATCTCTTCCACGCTCGAGTCTCCTCTATCCTTTAGGCAACCACATCTTCTTCAATATTCCTCCGTTCCCTAGGCGTCTACATGTCTGATGGCTCTTTACCACTTGCATGGTTTATTAATTTTTGGATAGAAAGACTCCACTTATTCCTGACTAGTAGTACAGTCAAGAAGCTCTTTGGATCCATAATCCTTCCCATCTTCCTCCTTAGCCTTATCATTCTATAACATAAATCTGTTATTCCTTCTCATCTTCTGCTACTTCTGCTAGTTCCACTCTGTCAATTACTTTCTGCAGGGTTTTGTGAAGTAGTTCATTTTGCTTCCATATCTCTGGCCCCAATCTTTTCTTTTTTAGAGTCCATTTCAATGATTCGTTTTTTCCAAGAAAGCCAATTTTGCAGCTTGTCTAGCATTCTCTTCCTCCATTCGACGAAGTTTCTGCATTGTTAGCTCATTCTTCAACACACTCTTTGTCATCGTCTCTTGAGCATTATCTTTCAATAATGAATTTTCCACTAgcacattttttttcttttctcctttggcatattttcatattttaacaaAGACAAACCGTCCACATTTATAGTCTCTTTGTTCccattctcttctctagcttcaaAAATTTTCCACTAGTATGTGTCATTTTGAATCAATGAAGATGGAAGAAAAATATGgacatttttgttttgtttttgtattGAAGAGCCCTCTTTCACCCTGGCAAACTCCGGCCTCGGCTGCCGCCGCATTAAGCCATTAAACCCCGTGAACCGGGTCCATGCGCATGAGCGCCGGCGCAAAATCAAACGCTGACGCCTTCTGGTCCAATTTGAGCGCCCGCCGTCCACTGACTATTCTTGCCCCGTGTCTGCGTTCTTCATCGCTTCTAGAGTTCCAGTTCTAGTCCGTAAAAACATTCAGCTCTGTTCGCAATCGCTGCAAAGCTTCTCGTCTTCTTCCCCCGTACATTAGCAGCACAGCTGCAGACTTGCATCTCCTTCGTAGTCCCCGCCCGTCTCTCGCAAACGACCAAGGCGATCCCTCCAAAACCTTGGCCAAATCCTGCTAATTCCAGTGATCCCTTCTTGTTCCTCACCTCGCTAAATCCATTCTTGTTTGCCGCCAAGCACCTCTGTTGCTTTAGTTAGTACGACAAGCACGTACAGACAGTCATACAGAAACCATGCGACCAGAAAGGCCACCGCTGCACCCTCCGGCGCAATCGTCGCATGAGGCGGCGGAGGCAGACATGGACCTGCCCGCCGGCAGGCTGCCGGACCCGTTGCCGTCGCCCATAATTAAGCACTCGCCGTCCATGTCGATACAGTCGCGGTCGCTACGATCGTCCTCCGTGCACTTCGCGGCGGACTTCCGTTCGCGCTCCTCCAAGCCCGAATCCGCCTCGCCGTCCATCGAGAGCTTCCGCACCGCCCGGTCGGGTACCCCCGGCGTCTCGCGGTCGTCCACGCGGCGATCGGCGTCCGAGCGTCTCGGCTCCCAGCGGGACCTCCGCGACGAGGACGCGCGGTTCGTCTACATCAACGACGCGCCGCGCACCAACGCGCCGCCCGCCGTGCTCCCGGACAACTCCGTGCACACGGCCAAGTACTCCATCGCCACCTTCCTCCCGCGTAACCTCTACGAGCAGTTCCACCGGGTCGCCAACGTCTACTTCCTCATCCTGGCGGCGCTCAACTTCGTGCCGCAGCTCCTCGTCTTCTCGCCGGTCGCGGGCATCCTGCCGCTGGCGTTCGTGCTCGGCGTCACGGCGGTGAAGGACGGGTACGAGGACTGGCGGCGGCACCGGTCGGACAAGAACGAGAACAACCGCACTGCGTCTGTTCTGGTGGACGGCGTGTTCCGGCCGAAGCGGTGGAAGGAGATGCAAGTGGGGGACGTGGTGCGCGTCGTGGCCAACGAGACGATGCCGTGCGACATGGTCCTGCTCTCCACCAGCGACCCGACCGGCGTGGCCTACGTCCAGACCATCAACCTCGACGGCGAGTCCAATCTCAAGACGCGCTACGCGAAGCAGGAAACCATGCTCACGCCGCCGGAGGCGCTCGCGGGGGTCATCAAGTGCGAGAAACCCAACCGCAACATCTACGGCTTCCTCGCGACCGTAGACCTTGACGGCCGCCGTGCCGTCTCCCTCGGTACCTCCAGCATCATGCTGCGGGGCTGCGAGCTCAAGAACACGGCCTGGGCGATCGGAGTCGCCGTGTACACCGGCAGCGACACCAAAGTCATGCTCAACAACTCAGGCGCGCCGTCCAAGCGCAGCCGGCTCGACACGCAAATGAACCGCGAGACCATCGCGCTCGCCGTCACCCTGGTGGTCCTCTGCTCCGTCGTGGCCCTCCTCGCCGGAATCTGGCTCGGCGACCATAACGACAAGCTCGGCGTCATCCCCTTCTTCCGCAAATACGACTACTCCTCGCTCGAGGTCGGGAAGTACAACTGGTTCGGGACGGGCGCGCAGGTGCTGTTCACGTTCATGTCGGGCGTGATCCAGTTCCAGGTCATGATCCCCATCGCGCTCTTCATATCCATGGAGATCGTGAGGGCGGGGCAGGCCTACTTCATGGTGCAGGACGACCACATGTTCGACGACAAGAACAAGGCCAGGTTCCAATGCCGGGCGCTCAACATCAACGAGGACCTCGGGCAGATCAAGTTCGTCTTCTCCGACAAGACAGGCACGCTCACGGAGAACAAGATGGAGTTCCGGTGCGCCAGCGTGCACGGCCGTGACTTCAGCGAGAACGACGGCGGAGGGGAGGATAGGAACGCCGTGCTTGGTAAGCAAGTTCCCGTTATTCAGTTGGAAATTCCCGTAATTTCGTTTTAGTGTTGATTCGGCTCTGGTTGACCAACCACAATTCGTAGTGGCGGCGGTAGACTATCTGACAGTCAGAGAACTTCTAGAGCACAACTCTAGACGCGTCAGTTGTTGTCGTTGTCAGTATATTGCGTGCTAGAAATAACGCCACCATGCTTATTTCGAGCGCACACATGTGCTACAATTTGAGGTTTCTCTAGATGCTGATCCAGAACTGGGCACACGAGTCTTCAGTTCGTGGATTGCAAACGCTGACAAATTCCGAGAGTTAGATAACCGgcgagaaaatgaaaaactttcaCCATCTAGACGTTAGTGTACTATTCATCACTGATTACTTATGTGACTGTTCAGGTCTAACTTCTGAATGAACTTTTCACCCCCTTTTTGAGCCCAAAAGGGAAAGGCGACCTCTTCTGACGATTAGAGTATAGGACTTTTAAGCTACGTGGACCTGGAATTCCTGTTCCCATTTTGACTGTCAGGCCATTCAGCCATGTGAAAGATAAACCCTGGGATCAGAGACGATGGTTCACCGCCGTGTtcctccgatgaatatagaatcctCCGATGCCCAACTAATACAACATGTTGCATTCTTTAGGAATGTTTTCAGTTTCAATGCAGCGATAACGACGAATCGTCACAATCGTTTCTCCGAATTTCAGAGCCATAACTGAAACCAAATGCAGCTTTCGATGATCACGAGAAAGCAGCAATCAATCTGATACGAATTCCCTGGGACATTCTGTTAATTTCTGCAGTGGACGGCGTGAGATTGAGGCCGAAGACGCCGGTGAGAACGGACCCGAAGCTGACGGCGCTGCTCAAGGACGGGACGGGCGCCATGGCCGCGCGCGCCCGCGACCTGTTCCTGGCGCTGGCCACCTGCAACACCATCGTGCCGATCGTGGAGGAGGACCCGGCGGACCCGGCGGCGAAGGTGCTGGAGTACCAGGGCGAGTCGCCGGACGAGCAGGCGCTGGTCTACGCCGCGGCGGCGTACGGGCACACGCTCGTGGAGCGCACCTCCGGCCACATCATCGTCGACGTGTTCGGCACCAGGCAAAGGTATGGAACATACTGTACCATCCTACCCatgattttgtatttttgttttcGCTTGTGATTGCATTGCTGTTGGTGAAATAGAATTGCTTTGCTTATGGTTTGATTTTATTGCATGTATTCTGGGTGAAATTGTTTGTCTTGTTGATTGATTGATGGATTAGGAACATATGTGGATAGTCACTTGGCATACAAATAATTGGGAAACTGTGGGAGTTTGTGATACGAGCGACAGTGACATATACGTAGGCAGACTTCATATAGTGAGACAAGGGGTAAAGTACAGTGTTCCGTTGGTGTCACCAAATCCTGGGTCCGGCGGCTAAACTGTCAACCACTCCACTAACCGTTATTTAAGCCGTTAGGCTTTTTCAGGTTAGGGCAATAACAGCCATTAGTATTCCATGGTTATATAGCGTACGGGCATCGCATTTTCCTGGCCAGGATACCGTGCTGGCATAAAAAAAATGAATTTTCTCTCGACAGAATAGAAATGGTACTTTCAGCACGGCTACTCATGAAATCAGTGCTGACATAGAGTTGCTGTTGAGGGGGGGAATTGAATTTGTCCTGATCAAGCCGTGCGTCGCCATCAGGGAATACAAATGCTTGGTGTAAACCATATTATTTCCCAGCATGATTGGACCGTCGGCTTGACTATTTGGTCCGGGCATCCAAAACCGTCAACTTCTTCTAGCGATCAGCCATTGCATCTTACCATGTACCCTGCCGAAGCCTCCACGGCAAACGGAATATTCAAACTCAAGACCTTTTAGCCCCTTGACCACGAGATGCTCGATCGTCTCAAGTGCCACCATGATGAAAGTGAGGAGAACATTCCGTGATAATTATCTGTATCCGACCGTGGTTCCGACCAAAGCCGTCGGATGGTGACCAATTCACCAAGCCCTCGCTCTCTGGGTTTTTTTTTAACATAAAAGGGTTTTTCGGACCTGCCGCTCCATTAATTTTGAACAGAAATATAAAATGGTTAacccaaaataaaaataaaattacgATATAGAGTAAGGACCTCGGTCCTCAATACATAAACACGACCAAGTCCTTTGATTTGCTTGGGAACCACCTTGTCGCTAGGGATAGCGTCACTTGGGGCGGCGAG
It includes:
- the LOC127295478 gene encoding phospholipid-transporting ATPase 1 isoform X1 is translated as MRPERPPLHPPAQSSHEAAEADMDLPAGRLPDPLPSPIIKHSPSMSIQSRSLRSSSVHFAADFRSRSSKPESASPSIESFRTARSGTPGVSRSSTRRSASERLGSQRDLRDEDARFVYINDAPRTNAPPAVLPDNSVHTAKYSIATFLPRNLYEQFHRVANVYFLILAALNFVPQLLVFSPVAGILPLAFVLGVTAVKDGYEDWRRHRSDKNENNRTASVLVDGVFRPKRWKEMQVGDVVRVVANETMPCDMVLLSTSDPTGVAYVQTINLDGESNLKTRYAKQETMLTPPEALAGVIKCEKPNRNIYGFLATVDLDGRRAVSLGTSSIMLRGCELKNTAWAIGVAVYTGSDTKVMLNNSGAPSKRSRLDTQMNRETIALAVTLVVLCSVVALLAGIWLGDHNDKLGVIPFFRKYDYSSLEVGKYNWFGTGAQVLFTFMSGVIQFQVMIPIALFISMEIVRAGQAYFMVQDDHMFDDKNKARFQCRALNINEDLGQIKFVFSDKTGTLTENKMEFRCASVHGRDFSENDGGGEDRNAVLVDGVRLRPKTPVRTDPKLTALLKDGTGAMAARARDLFLALATCNTIVPIVEEDPADPAAKVLEYQGESPDEQALVYAAAAYGHTLVERTSGHIIVDVFGTRQRFDVLGLHEFDSDRKRMSVIIGCPDKTVKLFVKGADSSMFGIIDKTLNPDVVQATEKHLHSYSSVGLRTLVIGVRDLSQAEFQEWQIAYEKASTALLGRGNQLRSVAANIERNMRLLGASGIEDKLQEGVPEAIEKLRQAGIKVWVLTGDKQETAISIGYSCKLLTREMTQIVINSNSRESCRKSLDDAISMVNKLRSLSTDSQSRVPLALIIDGNSLVYIFDTDREEKLFEVAIACDVVLCCRVAPLQKAGIVDLIKKRTSDMTLAIGDGANDVSMIQMADVGIGISGQEGRQAVMASDFAMGQFRFLVPLLLVHGHWNYQRMGYMILYNFYRNATFVFVLFWYVLYTGYTLTTAITEWSSVLYSVIYTAVPTIVVAILDKDLSRSTLLKYPQLYGAGQREENYNLRLFIFIMMDSVWQSVAVFFIPYLAYRNSAIDSASLGDLWTLSVVILVNIHLAMDVIRWTWITHAAIWGSIVATWICVIVIDSIPSLPGFWAIYKVMGTGLFWALLLAVIVVGMIPHFAAKAISEHFMPSDIQIAREMEKSQDSHDASHPEVQLSTIARA